GGCTACGACTGCCACCCAATGGTAATTTTAAGGCACATCCTTCACAATCTTAATTGAGCAAGGACCATATTTCACATTAGATATGGCTCACAGCTTAATCCAGAAACAATGCCCAAGTACACAGCATGTACTGGAATCATGATGATCTTGTTTCAATTTATAAACTCACTGTGACATTAGGATGTGTTTGTTTGATCATGAGGCTAATATAAAATGGCAGCAAGTGGATACACGGGTTTGTGCCTTGAATGTAGGAAtgtttaattgttctgcctctCAGTGCCACTCACATAGAAAGATGCACAAAGATAAATTTGTAATAATTTTCTGGCAAATTACATGAAACTGGACCACACCTGAGGATCTGATTATCTCATACCAGATTCAAACAGCTAAAAGCAACACTTAGTCAAACATACCTGCATTTACTATGGCATCTACCTCCAGAACTGTGATGTTACCACTGTAGACTGAAATTTTCCCATCAAGCTTTTGATTTTTTGGGTAATGGCTGACTTCAGAACAACCCAACACTGAAGAAGAAAGACCGAGGTGTATAAAGTTCATAAATTACAGCAAAATAGCACAAGAAATGTAGTGGAAGAGATGTGATGTGTCTAATACCTCCAGCATGCGGCCAACCTGGGATGTCGGCTAGTCGTACTGGGTCAGTCCTGGAGTATTTGCGCTTGATCTCCAGAGGCTGAGACAACAGGAACTCTGAGAGATACAATGAAATAGATTAACAGATtcgtagttagttagttagtcgTAGTTAGCATCGATTTAACTAAATAGAAAATCCTCTAACAATCAATCTTCAGAAGattttgtgtgcttgtgtgggttttctccttcCGCTTCAGTCCACACTCCGAAAACATTAATGTTAGGTTCCGtgatatttaaattattttaattttcaatcaGACCATCCTTATAAGACTTATCTAATGTTGTAGACATCTGCACTTATTCCAGATTGTAGAGTTTAAAAGGACGTCTGGAAAAAATAATCCCCCAAAATAGAAATAGACTCAATAGTAGGCTTGTTTTGTGATGAGTTTTTCAGACAAAATCTGTTTCATACATATGAATGTACGCAcacacttaattccactaacattTATTGGGGCCCATGGcgaataaaaattaataaacttgcaaaaaacacgtgaaaaagtcacaaaaaagttgtactttaccaatttGTACTAGCGTGTGACAGCATGTGATAGTGCTAGCGTCattcggtgacagtcgagtgtccaagagaaatgaaaagcatcatgagtaaagattgacatcccacCGAGTCAATGACATTTCAGGAAGATGATACGGCGATagtcaatgggagagcagctctatcacgccacacaaaccaagatactgTTTGTTTATGTTCAGTGGACTTTGGGGGCTGAGAATCCAGCAcgtatttttcctttcatatcctgaattttcctttataactggagacaaaaaaatttcaaggaGTTTGGtaactgaatttttttgtcactagAGACATTTGGAAGTAGtactattgtgtgtgtgtgtgtgtgtgtgtgtgtgtgtgtgtgtgtgtgtgtgtgtgtgtgtgtgtgtgtgcatttttttttatctttcctAATCGCAATAGTGAATTCACACTGCATcaatttctttttacttttttcatgatttacagATAGTCCATCTAGCAGCTCTAGCAAGTGAAGATATTGATGGAGAGTGTGTTCACATTTACCataaaaagtacttttaaaaGGGTCAAAGtaaacatgcacaaacacaaagtGCAAAGTTCTTGAATCTGTGCAGTGTTATTCTTGcaataaactgttttttttttgcaatcaaagTACCTTTTTGTTTGTTACATAGTAGAGAAGCATTGTTTAGATATTTGAGgcatcacaaaagcaaaaacaaacaaaaaaaagttctacTTGAAACACATCCTTTGACAAAAAGctctttttctcagtttttcttGGAGAATGGTATTTTCAAGAAACTTAATGTTGGTAAAAGATAGACCTACACTTTTTCCTAATGAAAGAAGATAGTTAAACCTTTCTCTTGGTAGGTTTCATCTTTCTGTAGGCCTTCAAAAATAAgttaaaatggtcaaaaatggCTAGCACCGAACTCTCTCAATACGGGAAAAATATCTGGTATTAAATGTGCTAAATTCATATTTTGGCAGTATAGTTTGTTGAAGTGAGATCAAAACCttcatgttttgctttgttgcGACACAATCTGACTCTGAAACAGCtgatttcatttccattttcatatttcatggACTTAAGCCTTGTAAACAGTGACATATTGAAAGGTGCACTAGTCAACCTCACCCTTGATCTCTTTCCAGTCGCCCTCAGGGGCGTTCAGGTCAACTTTCATGGCTGCCATCGCCCCTGTGTGGAGACACCTTGTCAGCGCCCCTATGCCAATGACAATGCCCGACGTAGCTTGCTTCCTACGCGGTACAGAAAAATAATCCCCCGTGGTGGACCTCCAGTGAGTTGCGGTGGGGGTCGTAAGGTTCGCGGGGTTAATATAGCCGCGGACGAGACTTGTCGCTGGCCTCCTTCCCACCTGGATACCTCCAGGAGTTAACATAATATGCTTGAAACTGACACCGGCGGCCACACTCGACACAAGCCCACCAGCTGACATACGTGAAAGTAAGTTTGGAATGTGTTTCGCCATGTCACACTAAGTGGTGGGAGGTTTTACGCAAACACCACAGAGGTTAAAttggtgtcaaattcaaatgcAGACGTTTGGTTTCTGcctctcaacaacaacaacttcttATGTGCCCCTTTTTGGTTTGGCTGTGCGGAATGTTCCATCACATTTATAGGGGACGGGGGTGAGAATTAGTTGCAGCGAAGCATTTTCGATAGATCGTTGCGCCAGGCGTCGTACTTAATCGGTTAATAGCACTAAAGTGTGTCTGTTTTATGTGaactgtgt
The sequence above is drawn from the Syngnathoides biaculeatus isolate LvHL_M chromosome 11, ASM1980259v1, whole genome shotgun sequence genome and encodes:
- the macrod1 gene encoding ADP-ribose glycohydrolase MACROD1 isoform X2, producing MAKHIPNLLSRMSAGGLVSSVAAGVSFKHIMLTPGGIQVGRRPATSLVRGYINPANLTTPTATHWRSTTGDYFSVPRRKQATSGIVIGIGALTRCLHTGAMAAMKVDLNAPEGDWKEIKEFLLSQPLEIKRKYSRTDPVRLADIPGWPHAGVLGCSEVSHYPKNQKLDGKISVYSGNITVLEVDAIVNAVDGAIHRAAGPLLKKECATLHGCQTGQAKVTCGYGLPAKYVIHTVGPIVQGGVGEAEKSALRSCYNNSLRKATESNARSVAFPCISTGVYGYPPEQAVHEALATVREYLDEHHDKLDRVIFCVFLPKDQKLYLQNIPLYFPFELKETPLMNKL
- the macrod1 gene encoding ADP-ribose glycohydrolase MACROD1 isoform X1; amino-acid sequence: MAKHIPNLLSRMSAGGLVSSVAAGVSFKHIMLTPGGIQVGRRPATSLVRGYINPANLTTPTATHWRSTTGDYFSVPRRKQATSGIVIGIGALTRCLHTGAMAAMKVDLNAPEGDWKEIKEFLLSQPLEIKRKYSRTDPVRLADIPGWPHAGVLGCSEVSHYPKNQKLDGKISVYSGNITVLEVDAIVNAANQTLLGGGGVDGAIHRAAGPLLKKECATLHGCQTGQAKVTCGYGLPAKYVIHTVGPIVQGGVGEAEKSALRSCYNNSLRKATESNARSVAFPCISTGVYGYPPEQAVHEALATVREYLDEHHDKLDRVIFCVFLPKDQKLYLQNIPLYFPFELKETPLMNKL